From Arcobacter sp. CECT 8983, the proteins below share one genomic window:
- a CDS encoding methylaspartate mutase — MSLLQEERNIILNNEYVDNFDFAEVEEFVKNASKDLFISYNFKTKNKMLVQPRGGFPTYDKMFALYEFFDKANVDVLPCTIDSNTRLNDYATAKKMLRLSEENEVDMLNGYPLINHGYRTSRKMMTHFNKPISLRHGTPDARLLIETAIASGIFEIEGGPITYLLPYSKNFPLDKAFLYWKYVERVCAEYSKLNEPINRESFGPLTATLVPPCITIVIQLLEMLLSLEEGVKSFSVSFSQTGSMNQDIVMGAVIRKLAKYYSEQIGVTDADIHLVYHQWMGAFPMDQNYASQLINMSTVIASMVGANKIITKTKQEASGIPTKEANAETVANTQYTLRILNGLPNIVDEQEEEILTAEVMAIMEAVFNDPADTLWRKVFNSIKNGTIDVPFSPHIINNNEMITVRDKNKNIRIIKRGKVPIPNRCFEYEKNQCDLNKDTTSIVNDIIHDIGIMQ, encoded by the coding sequence ATGAGTTTACTACAAGAAGAAAGAAATATCATATTAAACAACGAATATGTTGATAATTTTGATTTTGCAGAAGTTGAAGAGTTTGTAAAAAATGCTTCAAAAGATTTATTTATCTCTTATAACTTTAAAACAAAAAACAAAATGCTAGTTCAACCAAGAGGTGGTTTTCCAACTTACGATAAGATGTTTGCTCTTTATGAATTTTTTGATAAAGCAAATGTAGATGTTTTACCTTGTACTATTGATTCAAATACAAGATTAAACGACTATGCAACTGCAAAAAAAATGTTAAGACTTAGTGAAGAAAACGAAGTAGATATGTTAAATGGTTATCCACTAATTAACCATGGATATAGAACATCTAGAAAAATGATGACTCACTTTAATAAACCAATCTCTTTAAGACATGGTACTCCTGATGCAAGATTACTTATTGAAACTGCTATTGCATCTGGTATCTTTGAAATTGAAGGTGGTCCAATTACATATTTGCTACCTTATTCTAAGAACTTTCCTTTAGATAAAGCTTTCCTTTACTGGAAATATGTAGAAAGAGTTTGTGCTGAATATTCAAAACTAAATGAACCAATTAATAGAGAATCATTTGGTCCTTTAACAGCAACACTTGTTCCTCCTTGTATTACTATTGTAATCCAACTTTTAGAGATGTTATTATCTTTAGAAGAAGGTGTGAAATCATTCTCTGTATCTTTTTCTCAAACTGGTTCTATGAATCAAGATATTGTAATGGGTGCAGTTATTAGAAAACTGGCTAAGTATTATTCTGAGCAAATTGGTGTAACAGATGCAGATATTCACTTAGTTTATCACCAATGGATGGGAGCATTTCCTATGGATCAAAATTATGCATCTCAACTTATAAATATGAGTACAGTAATTGCTTCTATGGTTGGAGCTAATAAGATTATTACAAAAACAAAACAAGAAGCATCTGGAATTCCTACAAAAGAAGCAAATGCAGAAACTGTTGCAAATACACAATATACATTAAGAATTTTAAATGGTCTACCAAATATTGTTGATGAGCAAGAAGAAGAGATTTTAACTGCTGAAGTTATGGCTATTATGGAAGCTGTATTTAATGACCCAGCAGATACTCTTTGGAGAAAAGTATTTAACTCTATTAAAAATGGAACTATAGATGTACCATTCTCTCCTCATATTATTAATAATAATGAAATGATTACAGTAAGAGATAAAAATAAAAATATTAGAATCATAAAAAGAGGAAAAGTTCCAATTCCCAATAGATGCTTTGAGTATGAAAAAAATCAATGTGATTTAAATAAAGATACAACATCTATTGTAAATGATATTATCCATGATATAGGAATTATGCAATGA
- a CDS encoding AMP-binding protein, with product MSINCIRTLIEDAQASHPEKVAIKFNEKEITYDELFTKVNQIAFYLRELDLPKGSRIGIYSTKSIEQVIAILSILSTDYVLVPLTRLLKPEQVEYIIKDCDIKCIITDRLKLESIEEINFDGHIVSYETTHKDIASFEEIFKYYNKPYTCEINGHDNAVITYSFGLTGTPKGIVISHRNLIDSARVVSQYLDLKEDDIISGTLIFNLDYGLNQIFCSLYKRATLALHRFILAGDFFNHLINDEVTVVPLMPINISSMFDEDEHRLPSADLLAKVRVLTSSGGNVTHKMLNDLDKYFPDAKFYSMHGLTEAFRSTYLEPSQIWIRPNSIGKAIPDVELYVINEDGYECKPREVGELIHRGGYIYKGYWNAPIETKERFKSIDILKNVINLEGQLTDEIVVATGDYVYKDEEGYFYFVSRHDDMIKTRGFRVSPFEIESVVANNLPQIDQCAIFSIANEEIEEEIVMVYSSRSEIVSKEIIFELKKHLASYMIPNKIIYKKSLPLVPSDKSKINKEELKQELLKDN from the coding sequence ATGTCTATAAATTGTATTAGAACACTTATTGAAGATGCACAAGCATCTCACCCAGAAAAAGTTGCAATAAAATTCAATGAAAAAGAAATAACTTATGATGAGTTATTTACTAAAGTAAATCAAATAGCATTTTATCTAAGAGAACTAGATTTACCAAAGGGAAGTAGAATTGGTATCTATTCTACAAAAAGTATAGAACAAGTAATTGCTATTCTTAGTATCTTATCTACTGATTATGTATTAGTTCCCCTTACTAGACTTTTAAAGCCAGAACAAGTTGAATATATAATTAAAGATTGCGATATTAAATGTATTATTACTGATAGATTAAAATTAGAGTCAATTGAAGAGATAAATTTTGACGGACATATTGTCTCTTATGAGACTACACATAAAGATATTGCTTCATTTGAAGAAATATTCAAATACTACAATAAACCATATACTTGTGAAATAAATGGACATGATAATGCTGTTATTACTTATTCTTTTGGATTAACAGGTACTCCAAAAGGTATTGTTATCTCACATAGAAACTTAATAGATAGTGCAAGAGTTGTAAGTCAATACTTAGACTTAAAAGAAGATGACATTATCTCTGGAACACTTATTTTCAATCTTGATTATGGATTAAATCAAATTTTCTGCTCACTATATAAAAGAGCTACTTTAGCTTTACATAGATTTATTCTTGCAGGGGATTTCTTTAATCACTTAATCAATGATGAAGTTACAGTTGTACCTTTAATGCCTATTAATATTTCTTCAATGTTTGATGAAGATGAACATAGACTTCCAAGTGCAGATTTACTAGCTAAAGTTAGAGTATTAACTTCTTCTGGTGGTAATGTTACACACAAGATGTTAAATGATTTAGATAAATACTTCCCTGACGCTAAATTTTACTCAATGCACGGATTAACAGAAGCCTTTAGATCAACATATTTAGAACCTTCACAAATTTGGATTAGACCTAATTCTATTGGTAAAGCTATTCCTGATGTTGAACTTTACGTTATCAATGAAGATGGTTATGAATGTAAACCAAGAGAAGTAGGAGAACTAATTCATAGAGGTGGCTATATCTATAAAGGCTATTGGAATGCTCCTATTGAAACAAAAGAGAGATTTAAATCAATTGATATTTTAAAAAATGTAATTAATCTAGAAGGACAACTTACAGATGAAATAGTTGTAGCAACAGGAGATTATGTTTATAAAGATGAAGAAGGTTACTTCTATTTTGTTTCTAGACATGATGATATGATTAAAACAAGAGGATTTAGAGTAAGTCCTTTTGAAATAGAATCAGTTGTAGCAAATAACTTACCACAAATAGACCAATGTGCAATCTTCTCAATTGCTAATGAAGAAATAGAAGAAGAGATAGTTATGGTTTATAGTTCAAGAAGTGAGATTGTTTCAAAAGAGATAATCTTTGAATTAAAAAAACATTTAGCTTCATATATGATTCCAAATAAAATTATTTATAAAAAATCACTACCTTTAGTTCCTAGTGACAAAAGTAAAATAAATAAAGAAGAATTAAAACAAGAATTACTAAAAGACAACTAA
- a CDS encoding LptE family protein, with translation MKVTLSILFTALLSIFIIACSNKKNDISNNNEIKINKNIETIYVNNIENDNLNLKEHLKEELKKQNNKQIAVKKEKTDATIRTEILSSNMNYEKFYKPTNTIRCLNYKIENNARKCIEYGNVKIPCKKKEFELKTKIDLISKEEKVIFSKIYEQKFSKDICKNIKYSFDPTYYLPNNSKELIQKYNTKLAKKIAKDSINDINLNIL, from the coding sequence ATGAAAGTTACTTTAAGCATACTATTTACCGCACTTTTATCAATATTTATTATAGCTTGCAGTAATAAAAAAAATGATATTTCTAATAATAATGAAATAAAAATTAATAAAAATATTGAAACTATTTATGTAAATAATATAGAAAATGATAATTTAAACCTAAAAGAACATCTAAAAGAAGAGTTAAAAAAGCAAAATAATAAACAAATTGCAGTAAAAAAAGAAAAAACTGATGCAACAATAAGAACTGAAATTCTAAGTTCTAATATGAATTATGAAAAATTTTATAAACCAACAAATACAATAAGATGCTTAAATTATAAAATTGAAAACAATGCAAGAAAATGTATTGAATATGGAAATGTTAAAATACCTTGTAAGAAAAAAGAGTTTGAATTAAAAACAAAAATTGATTTAATTTCTAAAGAAGAAAAAGTTATTTTTTCAAAGATTTATGAACAAAAGTTCTCAAAAGATATATGTAAAAATATTAAATATTCTTTTGACCCAACTTATTATTTACCTAATAACAGTAAAGAGTTAATACAAAAATATAATACAAAACTTGCAAAAAAAATTGCTAAAGATTCAATAAATGACATTAATCTAAATATTCTTTAG
- a CDS encoding glutamate mutase L: MSLANKMNENKLLIDVGSTYFKLCTKDNVQQHFRDFNKDIFDDLTYKCGEIIKNYDKENIHICSSANGGLSTLIIGVTNSFSLKYATNIAFNSGINIIDTVLFRDIEKTSIPSDLIDVVIVVGGIDSVSNIFDERLFKFLDGLNYSNIVYVGSENDSAFLKENINNLVVLPNIINEKLHVEEENLKEYLTNLYQADIMGKEDIKHLYDITSNQIFSTPYIVNKTLPMIDSKFKVADPYILIDIGGATTDIHYSKDLVEENMVTENEYDRLVFKKLGVYKSKESLIFAAKNNEFVYELLSHLKVTEHIFDESSEKATRVLMQLAIFLVLCKVSAYRQAYVNLKLNALNSVVFTGGITKVLKQEEIEDIVTFFYKKILNSQHNPTIVMDTNYDVWTLGMLEK; this comes from the coding sequence ATGAGTTTAGCAAATAAAATGAATGAAAATAAACTACTAATTGACGTGGGAAGTACATACTTTAAACTATGTACAAAAGATAATGTACAACAACATTTTAGAGATTTTAATAAAGATATTTTTGATGATTTAACTTATAAATGTGGTGAAATCATTAAAAATTATGATAAAGAAAATATACATATTTGTTCTTCTGCAAATGGTGGATTAAGTACTCTTATTATTGGTGTTACGAACTCTTTTTCTTTAAAATATGCAACAAATATTGCTTTTAATTCTGGTATTAATATTATTGATACTGTTTTATTTAGAGATATTGAGAAAACTTCTATTCCAAGTGATTTAATTGATGTTGTAATAGTTGTTGGTGGAATTGATAGCGTTTCAAATATCTTTGATGAAAGATTATTTAAATTTTTAGATGGTTTAAACTACTCAAATATCGTATATGTTGGAAGTGAAAATGATTCTGCATTTTTAAAAGAAAATATAAATAACCTTGTTGTTTTACCAAATATTATTAATGAAAAACTTCATGTTGAAGAAGAAAATCTAAAAGAGTATTTAACAAATCTTTATCAAGCAGATATTATGGGTAAAGAAGATATCAAACATCTATATGATATTACTTCAAATCAGATTTTTTCTACTCCATATATTGTAAATAAAACTCTACCAATGATTGATTCAAAATTCAAAGTTGCAGATCCATATATTTTAATTGATATTGGTGGAGCAACTACAGATATTCACTACTCTAAAGATTTAGTTGAAGAGAATATGGTTACTGAAAATGAGTATGACAGACTTGTATTTAAAAAACTTGGTGTTTATAAATCAAAAGAGTCTTTAATCTTTGCAGCAAAAAACAATGAATTTGTTTATGAGCTATTATCTCACTTAAAAGTTACAGAACATATTTTTGATGAATCAAGTGAAAAAGCAACAAGAGTTTTAATGCAACTTGCTATTTTTTTAGTATTATGCAAAGTATCAGCATATAGGCAAGCCTATGTAAACTTAAAGCTAAATGCTTTAAATTCTGTTGTATTCACAGGTGGAATAACAAAAGTATTAAAACAAGAAGAAATAGAAGATATAGTAACATTCTTCTATAAGAAAATATTGAATTCACAACATAATCCTACAATCGTAATGGATACTAATTATGATGTATGGACTCTTGGAATGTTAGAAAAGTAA
- a CDS encoding c-type cytochrome has translation MKKVILLTSILACAAFANPYAKCVACHGANGEKSAMGKSKIIKDMTKAEFISAMKGYKDGSYGGPMKGLMKGQVAGLSDADIEAIANQIAK, from the coding sequence ATGAAAAAAGTAATACTTCTTACATCAATTCTTGCATGTGCAGCTTTTGCTAATCCATATGCAAAATGTGTTGCATGTCATGGAGCAAATGGGGAAAAGTCTGCAATGGGAAAATCTAAGATTATCAAAGATATGACTAAAGCTGAATTCATTTCTGCAATGAAAGGTTATAAAGATGGATCTTATGGTGGACCAATGAAAGGTTTAATGAAAGGTCAAGTTGCTGGTCTTTCTGATGCAGATATTGAAGCAATTGCTAATCAAATCGCTAAATAA
- a CDS encoding slipin family protein gives MTTIYIVFIVIAIIAASIRILKEYERGVIFTLGRFSGVKGPGLILVIPFIQKMVKTDLRTFVHDVPSQDVISQDNVSVKVNAVVYYRIVDSEKAIIQVESFNDATSQLAQTTLRSVLGGHDLDEMLTEREKLNEDIQEILDKQTDAWGIKISNVEIKHIDLDESMIRAIAKQAEAERQRRAKVINSKGELEASQNLLEAANVLANNPQALQLRFLQTLSDISSDKTNTIVFPFGSELGKLFNPKS, from the coding sequence ATGACTACTATATATATTGTTTTTATTGTTATTGCAATAATTGCAGCATCAATTAGAATTCTAAAAGAGTATGAAAGAGGTGTAATTTTCACCTTAGGAAGATTTTCTGGAGTTAAAGGACCTGGATTAATTTTAGTAATTCCTTTTATTCAAAAGATGGTAAAAACAGATTTAAGAACTTTTGTTCATGATGTTCCATCTCAAGATGTAATTTCTCAAGATAATGTTTCTGTAAAAGTAAATGCAGTTGTTTATTATAGAATAGTGGATTCTGAAAAAGCTATTATTCAAGTTGAAAGTTTTAATGATGCAACCTCTCAACTTGCACAAACTACTTTAAGATCAGTTCTTGGAGGTCATGATCTTGATGAAATGCTAACAGAAAGAGAAAAGTTAAATGAAGATATTCAAGAAATACTTGATAAACAAACAGATGCTTGGGGAATAAAAATCTCAAATGTAGAGATAAAACATATTGATTTAGATGAAAGTATGATAAGAGCTATAGCAAAACAAGCAGAAGCAGAACGTCAAAGAAGAGCTAAAGTTATTAATTCAAAAGGTGAGCTTGAAGCTAGTCAAAACCTTTTAGAAGCAGCTAATGTATTAGCAAATAATCCACAAGCACTTCAATTAAGATTTTTACAAACATTAAGTGATATATCAAGCGATAAAACAAATACTATAGTTTTTCCATTTGGAAGTGAATTAGGTAAGCTTTTTAATCCAAAAAGTTAG
- the glmS gene encoding methylaspartate mutase subunit S, giving the protein MKVVTGVVGNDIHVVANRLIELSLQARGFEVFNLGVNTYLEEFVDAVVETNADILLISSLNGEAEGWCREVKILKAKYGNLLDNVVFMIGGNLVVGTGDASDIVPRFKNYGFDLVFHQVDLNTGLDELEKFMKERNK; this is encoded by the coding sequence ATGAAAGTAGTAACAGGTGTAGTTGGAAACGACATCCACGTTGTAGCAAACAGACTTATAGAACTTTCACTGCAAGCTAGAGGCTTTGAAGTATTTAACTTAGGTGTAAATACATACTTAGAAGAGTTTGTTGATGCAGTGGTAGAAACTAACGCAGATATTCTTCTAATTTCTTCATTAAATGGAGAAGCTGAAGGTTGGTGTAGAGAAGTTAAAATCTTAAAAGCAAAATATGGAAATCTTCTTGATAATGTAGTATTTATGATTGGTGGAAACCTAGTTGTAGGAACAGGAGATGCTTCTGATATTGTTCCTAGATTCAAAAACTATGGATTTGATTTGGTATTTCACCAGGTTGACTTAAATACTGGATTAGATGAGTTAGAAAAATTCATGAAGGAAAGAAATAAATGA